A window of Auraticoccus monumenti contains these coding sequences:
- a CDS encoding SpoIID/LytB domain-containing protein translates to MSPSPLRRLAGALLVLALALAVLVPTSPPARADAPVTPTSGGFRLEGAGFGHGWGMSQWGAYGAAREGLTWREIIGFYYPGTTVTKQSASSLDVWLSKDTDAALTVRAAAGLRLYEAGAKKYVTLPTGSGYAEWRVRRPGSSYVLEHRAAGGSWKTRGSGLVATRPWVFDTDADVVAVVLPSGAVTEYRGRVGLVGSGSSARTVNSLPLEAYLRSVVPAEMPTSWAAEAVRAQAVAARTYAVRLRAAATGGYDVCDTTACQAYSGLATTSGGRRTVHETSGGDAAVSATAGQVLLHRGEPALTQFSASNGGQSAAGDFPYLAARKDPYDGVVSSQAWGSTITAAAVAAQWPAAGTVRQLQVLRRDGQGRWGGRVLELAVVGTKSTVKVSGTTFRSRFGLRSSYFTVVDRAGKWSTKPQRLTTDRVTLVSRDGAGTLLVNPVTSATAVGAPRTRQSGYGSYREVVAVGDWDGDAHQDLMAHTGERLLLLPGDGAGKVGRPVDVGGTHRLRLLTGAGDWDGDGTPDLIGISDAGNLWLIRGNGTGARRDSVMLAPGWGSVAALHGVGDLDRDGRPDVVARRGDNLSLHTSTGTGVGPARGLGTGWSGKTLQGPGDVTGDGYVDLVSRSSSGVWRVHPGTSAGRLGASRALTVEDMGTRLAP, encoded by the coding sequence GTGTCCCCATCCCCGCTGCGTCGCCTCGCCGGCGCGCTCCTCGTCCTCGCGCTGGCGCTGGCCGTCCTCGTCCCGACGTCGCCTCCCGCCCGGGCCGACGCACCGGTGACGCCGACCTCCGGGGGCTTCCGGCTGGAGGGGGCAGGCTTCGGGCACGGCTGGGGGATGTCGCAGTGGGGTGCCTACGGCGCTGCCCGCGAGGGTCTGACCTGGCGGGAGATCATCGGCTTCTACTACCCGGGCACCACGGTGACCAAGCAGTCGGCGTCGTCCCTCGACGTGTGGCTCAGCAAGGACACCGACGCCGCTCTCACCGTCCGCGCCGCCGCCGGGCTCCGGCTCTACGAGGCCGGTGCGAAGAAGTACGTCACCCTCCCGACCGGCAGCGGCTACGCCGAGTGGCGGGTGCGCCGCCCGGGGAGCAGCTACGTGCTGGAGCACCGTGCGGCCGGCGGGTCCTGGAAGACCCGCGGCTCGGGCCTGGTGGCCACCCGGCCGTGGGTCTTCGACACCGACGCCGACGTGGTGGCGGTGGTGCTGCCCAGCGGGGCCGTCACCGAGTACCGGGGACGCGTCGGGCTGGTCGGCTCTGGGAGCTCAGCGCGGACGGTCAACAGCCTGCCGCTGGAGGCCTACCTCCGCAGCGTGGTGCCGGCGGAGATGCCGACCTCGTGGGCGGCGGAGGCCGTCCGGGCGCAGGCGGTGGCCGCCCGCACCTACGCCGTGCGGCTCCGCGCGGCCGCGACGGGCGGCTACGACGTCTGCGACACCACCGCCTGCCAGGCCTACTCCGGGCTGGCCACCACCAGCGGTGGACGTCGCACCGTGCACGAGACCAGCGGGGGCGACGCCGCGGTGTCGGCGACCGCCGGCCAGGTGCTGCTGCACCGGGGCGAGCCGGCGCTGACCCAGTTCTCGGCCTCGAACGGCGGCCAGAGCGCGGCCGGCGACTTCCCCTACCTGGCGGCCCGCAAGGACCCCTACGACGGGGTGGTGAGCTCGCAGGCGTGGGGCTCCACGATCACGGCGGCCGCGGTCGCCGCCCAGTGGCCGGCCGCCGGCACCGTCCGCCAGCTGCAGGTCCTGCGCCGCGACGGCCAGGGCCGGTGGGGCGGACGGGTGCTGGAGCTGGCCGTGGTCGGGACGAAGAGCACGGTCAAGGTCAGCGGGACCACCTTCCGGTCGCGCTTCGGGCTGCGCTCCAGCTACTTCACCGTGGTCGACCGGGCGGGGAAGTGGTCCACCAAGCCGCAGCGCCTCACCACCGACCGGGTGACCCTGGTCAGCCGCGACGGTGCCGGGACGCTGCTGGTCAACCCCGTCACCTCGGCGACCGCGGTGGGGGCGCCGCGGACGCGCCAGAGCGGTTACGGCAGCTACCGGGAGGTGGTCGCGGTGGGGGACTGGGACGGTGACGCGCACCAGGACCTGATGGCGCACACCGGCGAGAGGCTCCTGCTGCTGCCCGGCGACGGTGCCGGCAAGGTGGGTCGGCCGGTGGACGTCGGCGGCACCCACCGGCTGCGGCTGCTGACCGGCGCGGGGGACTGGGACGGTGACGGCACGCCGGACCTGATCGGGATCAGCGACGCCGGGAACCTGTGGCTGATCCGGGGGAACGGCACCGGTGCGCGGCGGGACAGCGTGATGCTGGCCCCGGGGTGGGGGTCGGTGGCGGCCCTCCACGGCGTGGGCGACCTCGACCGCGACGGACGGCCGGACGTGGTGGCCCGCCGCGGGGACAACCTGTCGCTGCACACCAGCACCGGCACCGGCGTCGGACCGGCGCGGGGGCTGGGGACGGGCTGGTCGGGCAAGACGCTGCAGGGTCCGGGTGACGTCACCGGTGACGGCTACGTCGACCTGGTGAGCCGCAGCAGCAGTGGCGTGTGGCGGGTCCACCCCGGGACCTCCGCCGGGCGCCTCGGGGCCTCCCGGGCGCTGACGGTCGAGGACATGGGGACGCGTCTGGCACCGTGA
- the serA gene encoding phosphoglycerate dehydrogenase, producing the protein MKALLLENIHPEATRLLRERSIEVDHRKGAMDEDELIEALQGVDLLGIRSKTHLSERLFAETNLTAVGAFCIGTNQIDLEAASMAGTAVFNAPFSNTRSVVELAVAEIIAMARHLTDKNAALHAGVWDKSAKGSHEVRGRTLGIVGYGNIGSQLSIVAEALGMQVYFYDVVDKLALGNARRCDTLEELLGKVETVSLHVDGRSSNTGFFGAEQFDQMKPRSIFLNLCRGIVVDHEALRDRLLSGHIAGAAVDVFPDEPKSAGDPFVSSLQGLPNVILTPHVGGSTEEAQEDIGRFVAGKLRDYAGSGATVMSVNLPGVQVDSTVVKARILHLHRNVPGVLARLNTVFGTHGVNIERQQLATRGELGYVVTDLAGPLTQPVIDELLALPETVRLSTIG; encoded by the coding sequence GTGAAGGCGCTGCTCCTGGAGAACATCCACCCCGAGGCCACCCGACTGCTGCGGGAACGCTCCATCGAGGTCGACCACCGCAAGGGGGCGATGGACGAGGACGAGCTGATCGAGGCTCTGCAGGGCGTCGACCTGCTCGGGATCCGCTCCAAGACGCACCTCTCGGAGCGGCTCTTCGCCGAGACCAACCTGACCGCGGTCGGTGCCTTCTGCATCGGCACCAACCAGATCGACCTCGAGGCGGCCAGCATGGCCGGCACCGCGGTCTTCAACGCGCCGTTCTCCAACACCCGCAGCGTGGTCGAGCTCGCCGTCGCCGAGATCATCGCCATGGCGCGGCACCTCACCGACAAGAACGCCGCCCTGCACGCGGGGGTGTGGGACAAGTCGGCCAAGGGCTCCCACGAGGTGCGGGGACGGACCCTGGGCATCGTCGGCTACGGCAACATCGGCAGCCAGCTCTCCATCGTGGCCGAGGCGCTCGGCATGCAGGTGTACTTCTACGACGTCGTCGACAAGCTGGCGCTGGGCAACGCACGCCGCTGCGACACCCTCGAGGAGCTCCTCGGCAAGGTCGAGACCGTCTCCCTCCACGTGGACGGCCGCAGCAGCAACACCGGGTTCTTCGGGGCCGAGCAGTTCGACCAGATGAAGCCCCGGAGCATCTTCCTCAACCTGTGCCGGGGGATCGTCGTCGACCACGAGGCGCTGCGTGACCGGCTGCTGAGCGGCCACATCGCCGGTGCCGCGGTGGACGTGTTCCCCGATGAGCCCAAGTCGGCGGGGGACCCGTTCGTGTCCAGCCTGCAGGGGCTCCCCAACGTCATCCTGACCCCCCACGTCGGCGGATCGACCGAGGAGGCGCAGGAGGACATCGGCCGGTTCGTGGCCGGCAAGCTCCGCGACTACGCGGGCAGCGGTGCGACCGTGATGAGCGTGAACCTGCCGGGGGTCCAGGTGGACTCCACGGTGGTGAAGGCGCGCATCCTGCACCTGCACCGCAACGTCCCCGGCGTGCTCGCTCGGCTCAACACGGTGTTCGGCACGCACGGGGTCAACATCGAGCGACAGCAGCTGGCCACCCGCGGCGAGCTGGGCTACGTCGTCACCGACCTCGCCGGCCCGCTGACCCAGCCGGTGATCGACGAGCTCCTCGCCCTGCCCGAGACGGTCCGGCTCAGCACCATCGGCTGA
- a CDS encoding HNH endonuclease signature motif containing protein, with protein MPVLAAARVTGEVSPEHTSIVLGTLEALDRRLGDPEPMARAEADLTRYATMFDPAGLRRIAERLVEIYDPDGAEPDDEAAQRRRFFRMRQRTDSTWTGEFQLTAEVGAQLQTVLRSLSSNRSCTLETRDGQQDAAANPVGPAAGCADDRGGAERLDEPHDSSRAATDDADLTPPPAVPAEGPAPERIAVPDTRSHGQRTHDALADVCSLLLRSGELPAAGGVPATVIVTVREDQLERGTGLARLAGGGSLPIRALPHLADQCDVWTVLTGRDGAPLRLGRTRRLASPAQTVALIARDGGCSFPGCSQPPQWCERHHVVEWARGGATDLDNLTLLCRYHHRHHLERGWRVSINADGLPEWIPPVWIDPQQRPRHNDRILLEHRVMPPLPLAAVGGPARAPRSWTGPPSLQHPWQRAAGGARALSRRLEPVDGSARAGAAAPTTQEVGPEERRRVGTTTSSWLHCDWGTAEDLLGWLEHLAPGDVGRRGDLGPDEVVDADDGEDPFEDEDFVAFLDDFMRRTAA; from the coding sequence GTGCCGGTCCTCGCTGCCGCGCGGGTCACCGGCGAGGTGTCCCCCGAGCACACGAGCATCGTGCTCGGCACCCTGGAGGCCTTGGACCGGCGGCTCGGTGATCCTGAGCCGATGGCCAGAGCCGAGGCCGACCTCACCCGCTACGCCACGATGTTCGACCCTGCCGGGCTGCGTCGCATCGCCGAGCGCCTGGTCGAGATCTACGACCCCGACGGTGCCGAGCCCGACGACGAGGCTGCTCAGCGTCGACGCTTCTTCCGGATGCGCCAGCGCACCGACAGCACCTGGACGGGTGAGTTCCAGCTCACCGCCGAGGTCGGGGCGCAGCTCCAGACGGTGCTGCGCAGCCTCAGCTCGAACCGCTCCTGCACGCTGGAGACGCGCGACGGCCAGCAGGACGCCGCGGCGAACCCGGTCGGTCCCGCCGCCGGCTGCGCCGACGACCGCGGCGGCGCAGAGCGCCTGGACGAGCCGCACGACTCCTCCCGAGCCGCCACCGACGACGCCGACCTCACCCCTCCCCCCGCCGTCCCGGCCGAGGGCCCCGCACCCGAGCGGATCGCAGTGCCCGACACGCGCAGCCACGGACAACGGACCCACGACGCCCTGGCTGACGTCTGCAGCCTGCTGCTGCGCTCGGGCGAGCTGCCGGCAGCCGGAGGCGTCCCCGCCACCGTCATCGTCACCGTCCGAGAGGACCAGCTCGAGCGCGGAACCGGTCTGGCCCGGTTGGCGGGCGGAGGTTCCCTCCCGATCAGGGCCCTGCCGCACCTGGCCGACCAGTGCGACGTCTGGACGGTGCTGACCGGCCGGGACGGCGCCCCGCTACGGCTGGGCCGCACCCGGCGGCTGGCCTCACCGGCCCAGACGGTCGCGCTGATCGCCCGCGACGGCGGCTGCTCGTTCCCCGGCTGCTCCCAGCCACCGCAGTGGTGCGAGCGCCACCACGTGGTCGAGTGGGCGCGCGGCGGCGCCACCGATCTCGACAACCTGACGCTCCTGTGCCGCTACCACCACCGGCACCACCTCGAACGCGGGTGGCGGGTGTCGATCAACGCCGACGGCCTGCCGGAGTGGATCCCACCCGTGTGGATCGACCCGCAGCAGCGGCCCCGTCACAACGACCGCATCCTGCTCGAGCACCGTGTGATGCCTCCTCTGCCCCTGGCCGCGGTCGGTGGTCCAGCCCGGGCACCGAGGTCGTGGACCGGACCTCCCTCCCTGCAGCACCCGTGGCAGCGTGCCGCTGGTGGGGCCAGGGCCCTGTCCCGGCGTCTGGAGCCGGTGGACGGCTCGGCCCGAGCCGGTGCGGCCGCTCCGACGACTCAGGAGGTCGGCCCGGAGGAGCGCCGGAGGGTGGGCACCACGACGAGCTCGTGGCTGCACTGTGACTGGGGCACGGCGGAGGACCTGCTCGGCTGGTTGGAGCACCTCGCGCCAGGCGACGTCGGCAGACGGGGCGACCTGGGACCGGACGAGGTGGTTGACGCCGACGACGGCGAGGACCCTTTCGAGGACGAGGACTTCGTCGCCTTCCTCGACGACTTCATGCGCCGGACCGCGGCCTGA
- a CDS encoding inositol monophosphatase family protein has product MVPSPSQNLTDDLRLAHLMADNADSITTTRFRARDLQVTAKPDMTEVTDADVAVEEVIRRTLSTARPRDAVHGEEGQDTGWGPRRWVIDPIDGTRNFVRGVPVWATLISLMIDDEVALGVVSAPMLNRRWWASKGNGAYAGKTLMSASRIGVSQVSQVRDASMSYSSVDGWISSGHGQAFVDLMRDCWRTRAYGDFWSYMLLAEGAVDIACEPELALHDMAALAVVVEEAGGRFTNVAGDPGPVGPGALATNGALHEEVVQRLNGAVDPDAEPSVELPTGP; this is encoded by the coding sequence ATGGTCCCGTCCCCGTCGCAGAACCTCACCGACGACCTCCGCCTCGCCCACCTGATGGCCGACAACGCCGACTCGATCACCACCACCCGGTTCCGGGCCCGCGACCTGCAGGTGACGGCCAAGCCCGACATGACCGAGGTGACCGACGCCGACGTGGCCGTCGAGGAGGTCATCCGCCGCACGCTCTCCACGGCACGCCCGCGCGACGCCGTGCACGGCGAGGAGGGCCAGGACACCGGTTGGGGCCCACGGCGCTGGGTGATCGACCCCATCGACGGCACCCGGAACTTCGTCCGCGGGGTGCCGGTGTGGGCCACCCTCATCTCGCTGATGATCGACGACGAGGTCGCGCTCGGGGTGGTCAGCGCGCCGATGCTGAACCGGCGGTGGTGGGCCAGCAAGGGCAACGGCGCCTACGCCGGCAAGACCCTGATGTCGGCCTCGCGGATCGGGGTCTCGCAGGTCTCCCAGGTCCGGGACGCCTCGATGTCCTACAGCTCGGTCGACGGCTGGATCAGCTCCGGCCACGGCCAGGCCTTCGTCGACCTGATGCGCGACTGCTGGCGGACCCGGGCCTACGGCGACTTCTGGAGCTACATGCTGCTGGCCGAGGGCGCGGTCGACATCGCCTGCGAGCCGGAGCTGGCGCTGCACGACATGGCGGCCCTCGCGGTGGTCGTCGAGGAGGCGGGGGGCCGGTTCACCAACGTGGCCGGGGACCCGGGTCCGGTGGGTCCTGGCGCGCTGGCCACCAACGGCGCCCTGCACGAGGAGGTCGTCCAGCGGCTGAACGGGGCCGTGGACCCGGATGCGGAGCCCTCGGTGGAGCTGCCGACGGGGCCGTGA
- the rsgA gene encoding ribosome small subunit-dependent GTPase A — protein MRSRGGLYSDDHAGFDRPRRHTRPRTKDRPDYSEAAVARVITVDRGRYRLQLDGRMVSATKARALGRAGVIVGDRVRVVGDTSGEEGTLARVVGVEERETVLRRTADDDDPFERPIVANADQLAIITALADPPPRAGMIDRILVAGWVAGLDPLLVLTKADLAPADEILAAYEPLDVPVLTTQPGAELGELRERLDGRTTVFVGHSGVGKSTLVNALIPGLDRAVGVVNETTGRGRHTSTSAIALALPDDAGWVIDTPGVRSFGLSHVTPAGVVAAFPDLAASTVDCPRGCHHDSAAAGCGLDAAVAAGRLPPARVQSFRRILDARMIAEREAHRGLE, from the coding sequence GTGAGGAGCCGCGGGGGTCTGTACTCCGACGACCACGCCGGCTTCGACCGTCCACGCCGTCACACCCGACCTCGCACCAAGGACCGTCCGGACTACTCCGAGGCGGCGGTGGCCCGGGTGATCACGGTTGATCGCGGGCGCTACCGGCTCCAGCTCGACGGCCGGATGGTGTCGGCCACCAAGGCCCGGGCCCTGGGCCGCGCCGGGGTCATCGTCGGTGACCGGGTGCGGGTGGTCGGTGACACCAGCGGCGAGGAGGGCACCCTCGCCCGCGTCGTGGGCGTCGAGGAGCGCGAGACCGTGCTGCGCCGCACGGCCGACGACGACGACCCCTTCGAGCGTCCGATCGTGGCCAACGCCGACCAGCTCGCCATCATCACCGCCCTCGCCGACCCGCCCCCACGGGCGGGCATGATCGACCGGATCCTGGTGGCCGGGTGGGTCGCCGGTCTGGACCCGCTGCTGGTGCTCACCAAGGCCGACCTGGCCCCGGCGGACGAGATCCTGGCCGCCTACGAGCCGCTCGACGTCCCGGTGCTCACGACGCAGCCCGGGGCCGAGCTCGGCGAGCTGCGCGAGCGGCTGGACGGACGCACCACGGTCTTCGTCGGGCACTCAGGGGTGGGCAAGTCGACGCTGGTGAACGCGCTGATCCCGGGGCTGGACCGCGCGGTCGGCGTGGTGAACGAGACGACCGGCCGGGGACGGCACACCTCGACCTCAGCCATCGCCCTGGCCCTGCCCGACGACGCCGGCTGGGTGATCGACACCCCGGGCGTGCGCTCCTTCGGGCTCAGCCACGTCACCCCGGCCGGCGTCGTGGCCGCCTTCCCCGACCTGGCCGCCAGCACCGTCGACTGCCCGCGGGGGTGCCACCACGACTCCGCGGCGGCGGGCTGCGGGCTCGACGCTGCGGTGGCCGCCGGACGTCTGCCCCCGGCGCGGGTGCAGAGCTTCCGCCGGATCCTGGATGCCCGGATGATCGCGGAGCGAGAGGCCCACCGGGGCCTGGAGTGA
- the aroA gene encoding 3-phosphoshikimate 1-carboxyvinyltransferase has product MVDDAAADALDDDGRPLVPRPRRAASDGEWFAPRAEERVHAVVDVPGSKSETNRALLLAAIADAPSTITGGLDARDTRLMRDALRTLGVVVEDSGPVWTVTPAPEGHVMSGTIDCGLAGTVMRFVPPLAAATAGRVRVDGDEQAYVRPMLPLLDALRDIGADLDEDAASLPFELRGRPDLPGGPVRVDASSSSQYVSALLLAGPRMRRGIDVRHVGATLPSLPHIAMTVAMLRARGVEVDDSEPNRWVVSPGPVTAVDVTIEPDLSNAAPFLAAAAITGGQVTVPRWPARTDQPGSLLPGLLRDLGAEVELDERGLTVRGTGHLHAVDVDLSDASELTPVVAAVCALAPQTSHLRGVGHIRGHETDRLAALERELNDMGSSVKQTADGLTIHPRLLHGSLFHTYADHRMAHAGALLGLIVDDVTLDDISCTAKTMPQFPELWLDMLRQSDEWLAAQGAPLGESDPEPGS; this is encoded by the coding sequence ATGGTGGACGACGCAGCAGCAGACGCACTGGACGACGACGGACGTCCCCTGGTCCCGCGACCCCGCAGGGCCGCCTCGGACGGTGAGTGGTTCGCACCGCGGGCCGAGGAGAGGGTCCACGCGGTGGTGGACGTGCCGGGCTCGAAGTCGGAGACGAACCGCGCGCTGCTCCTGGCCGCGATCGCGGACGCCCCCTCCACCATCACCGGGGGGCTGGACGCCCGCGACACCCGGCTGATGCGCGACGCCCTGCGCACCCTGGGCGTCGTGGTCGAGGACTCCGGGCCGGTGTGGACCGTCACCCCGGCTCCGGAGGGTCACGTGATGAGCGGGACCATCGACTGCGGCCTGGCCGGCACGGTGATGCGCTTCGTGCCCCCGCTGGCCGCCGCCACCGCCGGACGCGTCCGGGTCGACGGCGACGAGCAGGCCTACGTCCGGCCGATGCTGCCGCTGCTGGACGCCCTGCGTGACATCGGGGCCGACCTCGACGAGGACGCCGCCTCGCTCCCCTTCGAGCTCCGGGGACGTCCCGACCTCCCCGGCGGCCCGGTGCGGGTGGACGCCTCGAGCTCGAGCCAGTACGTCTCGGCCCTGCTGCTGGCCGGTCCGCGGATGCGTCGCGGGATCGACGTGCGCCACGTCGGGGCCACCCTCCCGTCCCTGCCCCACATCGCCATGACCGTGGCCATGCTGCGGGCCCGCGGCGTCGAGGTGGACGACTCCGAGCCGAACCGCTGGGTGGTCTCCCCCGGGCCGGTGACCGCGGTCGACGTCACGATCGAGCCCGACCTCTCCAACGCCGCCCCGTTCCTGGCTGCGGCGGCGATCACCGGCGGCCAGGTCACCGTGCCGCGCTGGCCCGCCCGCACGGACCAGCCCGGCAGCCTGCTGCCCGGCCTGCTCCGCGACCTCGGTGCTGAGGTCGAGCTCGACGAGCGGGGGCTGACCGTGCGCGGCACCGGCCACCTGCACGCCGTCGACGTCGACCTGTCCGACGCCAGCGAGCTGACCCCGGTGGTCGCCGCGGTCTGCGCGCTGGCTCCGCAGACCAGCCACCTGCGCGGCGTCGGCCACATCCGCGGCCACGAGACCGACCGGCTCGCCGCCCTCGAGCGCGAGCTCAACGACATGGGGTCGTCGGTGAAGCAGACGGCCGACGGGCTGACCATCCACCCGCGGCTGCTGCACGGGAGCCTCTTCCACACCTACGCCGACCACCGGATGGCCCACGCCGGCGCGCTGCTCGGGCTGATCGTCGACGACGTCACGCTGGACGACATCAGCTGCACCGCCAAGACCATGCCGCAGTTCCCCGAGCTGTGGCTGGACATGCTCCGGCAGAGCGACGAGTGGCTCGCGGCCCAGGGAGCCCCGCTGGGCGAGAGCGACCCCGAGCCCGGCTCGTGA
- a CDS encoding DoxX family membrane protein: MSLPRFVARSMLASLFVGKGAKALRSPGELVPVAQPVTDRLVPLVRKYAPTSVSSYVPTDTTTLVRLGGLGQILGGLALAKGALRRPAALLLSLSMLPQLLATFPFGRNKATDDDGAQRRDFANNIALLGGVLLAAQDTEGKPSLAWRASAGSERVAARTRKAGRKLAKQAARAKKDAQRAAKRVEKKFD, from the coding sequence ATGAGTCTGCCTCGCTTCGTCGCCCGGTCCATGCTCGCCAGCCTGTTCGTCGGCAAGGGCGCCAAGGCGCTGCGCTCCCCCGGTGAGCTCGTGCCCGTCGCCCAGCCGGTCACCGACCGGCTCGTGCCCCTGGTCAGGAAGTACGCACCGACCTCGGTGAGCTCCTACGTCCCCACCGACACCACCACGCTGGTGCGTCTGGGCGGTCTCGGTCAGATCCTCGGCGGTCTGGCCCTGGCCAAGGGCGCCCTGCGCCGTCCGGCCGCCCTGCTGCTGAGCCTGTCGATGCTGCCGCAGCTGCTGGCCACCTTCCCGTTCGGCCGCAACAAGGCGACCGACGACGACGGCGCCCAGCGTCGCGACTTCGCCAACAACATCGCCCTCCTCGGTGGCGTGCTGCTGGCCGCCCAGGACACCGAGGGCAAGCCCAGCCTGGCCTGGCGGGCCAGCGCGGGCAGCGAGCGCGTCGCCGCGAGGACCCGCAAGGCGGGACGGAAGCTGGCCAAGCAGGCGGCCCGGGCCAAGAAGGACGCCCAGCGGGCGGCCAAGAGGGTCGAGAAGAAGTTCGACTGA
- a CDS encoding SOS response-associated peptidase — MCGRYAATANPDELVEEYEVDEVTGEWAGPSWNVAPTVAVPAVLERADKQSGDVRRRLAQLRWGLVPSWSKDLASGARMINARVETVAEKPAFRKAFAARRCLLPADGYYEWYASEAASGGKPRKQPFFIHRADGRRLSMAGIYEFWRNPAATGDEDPWVVSCSVITTTATDAVGHIHDRMPMVVAEAARQAWLDPALTDPQQALELLSVTEPELLEAYAVLPLVSNVRNDGPELLTALDEAPAQQAADPSGGAAAGPTGGADGDGETQEPLL, encoded by the coding sequence ATGTGCGGACGGTATGCGGCCACAGCCAACCCCGACGAGCTCGTCGAGGAGTACGAGGTCGACGAGGTGACCGGCGAGTGGGCCGGCCCGAGCTGGAACGTGGCCCCCACGGTCGCGGTGCCCGCGGTGCTGGAGCGCGCCGACAAGCAGAGCGGGGACGTCCGACGCCGGCTGGCGCAGCTGCGCTGGGGTCTGGTGCCCAGCTGGTCCAAGGACCTGGCCTCAGGTGCGCGGATGATCAACGCCCGGGTGGAGACGGTGGCGGAGAAGCCCGCCTTCCGCAAGGCCTTCGCCGCCCGCCGCTGCCTGCTCCCGGCCGACGGCTACTACGAGTGGTACGCCTCGGAGGCCGCGAGCGGCGGCAAGCCCCGCAAGCAGCCCTTCTTCATCCACCGCGCGGACGGCCGCCGGCTCTCGATGGCCGGGATCTACGAGTTCTGGCGCAACCCCGCCGCCACCGGGGACGAGGACCCGTGGGTGGTCTCCTGCTCGGTGATCACCACCACCGCCACCGACGCGGTGGGCCACATCCACGACCGGATGCCGATGGTGGTGGCCGAGGCCGCGCGGCAGGCGTGGCTGGACCCGGCGCTGACCGACCCGCAGCAGGCGCTGGAGCTGCTCAGCGTGACCGAGCCCGAGCTGCTGGAGGCCTACGCGGTGCTGCCCCTGGTCAGCAACGTCCGCAACGACGGCCCCGAGCTGCTCACCGCGCTGGACGAGGCCCCCGCGCAGCAGGCGGCCGACCCCTCGGGCGGCGCGGCCGCCGGGCCGACCGGCGGGGCCGATGGGGACGGCGAGACGCAGGAGCCGCTGCTGTGA
- a CDS encoding alpha/beta hydrolase family protein yields the protein MSEELAVTTAQGPGRWVLDRPEGDVSALLLLGHGAGGGIEARDLAGLARWLPPHGVAVARFEQPWRTAGRKVAVAPPRLDEAWLESVDVVRTVVADVPLVVGGRSAGARVACRTAGALGAAAVLCLSFPLHPPGRTTSRLPELLAPDVPRVVLQGSRDTFGGADELRAALGEVAASGPPSLSGDVVEVREVPDAGHDLRPAARAGIDGPTWRGLVEAAALSAVLAAVGAR from the coding sequence GTGAGCGAGGAGCTCGCGGTCACGACGGCGCAGGGCCCGGGACGGTGGGTGCTCGACCGCCCCGAGGGGGACGTCTCGGCGCTGCTGCTGCTGGGCCACGGCGCGGGCGGTGGCATCGAGGCGCGGGACCTGGCGGGGCTGGCCCGCTGGCTGCCCCCGCACGGGGTCGCCGTGGCGCGGTTCGAGCAGCCCTGGCGCACCGCAGGACGCAAGGTGGCGGTGGCCCCGCCGCGGCTGGACGAGGCGTGGCTGGAGTCGGTCGACGTCGTCCGGACGGTGGTCGCCGACGTCCCCCTGGTGGTCGGCGGGAGGAGCGCCGGCGCCCGGGTGGCGTGCCGGACGGCCGGCGCGCTCGGGGCCGCGGCGGTGCTGTGCCTGTCGTTCCCGCTGCACCCGCCCGGACGGACCACGTCCCGGTTGCCCGAGCTGCTCGCCCCCGACGTCCCCCGGGTGGTGCTGCAGGGCAGCCGGGACACCTTCGGCGGGGCCGACGAGCTCCGGGCGGCCCTGGGCGAGGTGGCGGCGTCCGGGCCGCCGTCCCTGTCCGGAGACGTGGTGGAGGTGCGTGAGGTGCCCGACGCCGGGCACGACCTGCGTCCCGCCGCCCGGGCGGGGATCGACGGCCCGACCTGGCGCGGGCTGGTCGAGGCGGCGGCGCTCAGCGCCGTGCTGGCGGCCGTCGGGGCCCGGTGA
- the aroQ gene encoding type II 3-dehydroquinate dehydratase, which produces MDAPTVTVLNGPNLNLLGTREPAVYGTATLEDLRDLCARTCEELGLVLDFAQTNGEGELVELVQRARGRSTGLVINAAGYTHTSVALRDAVVASELPTIEVHLSNVHAREEFRRHSFLSDVVSGVIVGCGAQGYRFALERIAELTRPSRSA; this is translated from the coding sequence ATGGACGCACCCACGGTGACCGTGCTGAACGGGCCGAACCTCAACCTGCTGGGCACCCGCGAGCCCGCCGTCTACGGCACCGCGACCCTGGAGGACCTGCGCGACCTCTGCGCCCGGACCTGCGAGGAGCTGGGCCTGGTGCTCGACTTCGCCCAGACCAACGGCGAGGGCGAGCTGGTCGAGCTGGTGCAGCGGGCCCGGGGCCGCTCGACCGGGCTGGTGATCAACGCCGCCGGCTACACCCACACCTCGGTCGCCCTGCGCGACGCGGTGGTGGCCAGCGAGCTGCCGACCATCGAGGTGCACCTGTCCAACGTGCACGCCCGGGAGGAGTTCCGGCGCCACTCCTTCCTCTCCGACGTGGTGTCGGGGGTCATCGTGGGGTGCGGCGCCCAGGGCTACCGCTTCGCCCTGGAGCGGATCGCCGAGCTGACCCGGCCGAGCCGCTCGGCGTAG